Genomic segment of Arachis stenosperma cultivar V10309 chromosome 4, arast.V10309.gnm1.PFL2, whole genome shotgun sequence:
TATTGTTTTTGGTCAAGTTATTTTCCAAATTGTGTATGGGCTCTTCTATATTAAGTTTGTGGAGATTTATAGTTATTTAATCCACTACAAGAAAAGAGagctattttaatattttgttttttaatattataattaaatatcaaaattaatatatatttttgataaatatcataaatatcaaattttttatattttcttgatgAATAATTTGACTGTAGAAAATTACTCCTCAAGTTTGACACtcatttgttttcaatttacttcactatttcttttcttctttcgaCTCTGTCAATTTTGACATCACACTGCTCTCAGTTTGGGATCATACTACTCATTCTTTATCTTCAAAATCTCAAttcattcttcaatttcaagatctcatctcattctttgttaaaaatttttgttgagaATATTTTATGGCCAATAAGtgtcaaaataaatagtatttttgacgATTAATAAGTATCACAAAATATATTCTCAAATTtttctaacaaattatttttgacagttgatttaaattttttcacaattgcttatatgttaaaaatactatttttgataaaatttttattaacatatttttatagttaaaatagtgtcaaaatttatttttttgataaattttaattcCTTTTTTACACATATAACCCTAAAAAAATCTATATTGTTGTAGTGATCTTTTAAGATGATAGATGTTGAAATACAAAAACTGAAAAATAACCTTATACAAATAAAGGAAGGAGAATACTCGGATACGCAGCAAGAGGAGATCAACATACTGAAAATGGAGATTACTAGACTATAGAAACAAGAGACACTATAAGAAATTAACGGAATAGCGACCGATTCTGGTAGTCACTAAAACCTTAGTCGCTAAATTCAAAATAGCGATCGATGTTGATTGCTAATATTTAGTGACCGATTTTAGCGACCGATTTTCAAACAAGGCCACCTAACCacacaaaataattttggtCGCTAATAAGATCGGTCGCTAAATAGCAACCAATATTTCGGTCACTAAATCGGTCGCTGAAGTATTCGGTCGCTAAATGATAACTGATATTTCGGTTACTAAATCGATCGCTAATTTTTCAGTCGCTAAATCAGTCGCTACCAGCTAACttcaaaattctaaaatttgttGCTAAATCGATCGCTACTGCTGCtttctaattataaattttaactaaatttcacatatatcactattaaaatttaatttttaaatataattctaattcaataaaatatatgaataatcAAAGATAGAtaactatttattaaaattgaatGTCAATAATTATTGAAAATCATATAAAGATGAAATGGAAAATGGATTCTATtacaaataaatttatatttatgtatactacatatatgtattaaaaaaaatattaaaaaaaaataaaggcaGAAACAACATGCCACGTCAAATGAAAAGCAGATACAACAAGAACTCTTCTAATCAAGGTGGGAAAAATGGTAACTACATATACAACGATAAGAGAAGAGTGGCCTTCTCTCTTGAGAACCGGCAATTCAATAGTATCTTTCCTCAATTCTGAAAATATTCTGAAGGTATTGAGGGAGGGCAATACTTCTTGGCCACATTTTTGTATTGAAAACACAAATTCAACATATCTATGAGTTAAGAGGAAAATATTAGACAAGGGAACAACAAATCATAGCAGCAACCACTCAAGAAGCAAAGATGTTTATGTTTATACCTTGTGCTGACTATACTTTTCCCTAATTGCAGGCAAATTGGAATTAGGATGGTTGCAACAAAGTCGATGGAGATCCCTTACACAACTACACAAATCAGAAGGCTGGTATTGTGTATAGTGCTTCAATGTAGCATTCTGTTTAAggagaaaaaataatatcaagCACAAGCATATATACCcttaaaataaatacattaagAATCTTAAAATGATCATAGGCTTTGTTGATAGTACTGTACCCATGGTTTGGTTGAGGGGGAGAGTATAAACTTGGCTAGAAAAATTGCAGAAGCAGCTATTAGTGACGGAGCATAACAAAGCATATTGTACTCCAACAAAGACAATTCGGCAATGTAGTTTGTCAAGCACTCTAGTTGCAACGAAGGGGTCTGAAAAAATGAAGACATGGAATCATTTTTCTGTTAGAAGTGGAGTTTAATTAAATGCAGTACAAGAACTACAAATAGAAATAACTAGCTTAAGAGAGGAAGATACCTCACTGACTCCTTGAGCTGCACGAACGAACCGTCTGATAtcacatgaaaaataaaaaaggtgtTTAATTAGGCCATTGAGAAACCATAGAACTTCAAATGATCAGTAAATGATAGCAATCACTTTAATCACTACCTTAAGAAACACTTAATTGTTGGAGCTGTCATTTCAAACTTAAGCCTAAGCCAATCAGAATATCAAGATTACCAAGATATAGTTCAGAAATTATAATAAGCTAGGTTGTCAGAAATAATTACTAATTACAGATTAACATATCAAATAGTAGTTAGGTGCAAATTTGTTATTATGGATGTCCATTGAGCTAAGTTTCACACCTACTATACTGGATTATTAGACGCATACATTATTATACGTTTATTAGGTGGTAAAGAAGTTAAAGAAGTTAAAGAAACTAACCTCCACAGTATCAATTGCTTCATTTGGAGGAATGGCATGTAAGACTTTGCATAAAGGAAGACAAGATTGATCCATTAGCTTAATATTtaccaaaataataataataataataacaagaTCTTTCAAGACACTAGCATTTTCTGATTGACATGATTTATCGAAATATAAAAAGGCTAAGCAGGacgcattaaaaaaaaaaaaacagaaatatCCTTTAGAGAGGCCAATACTGCTCAAATCTAAAAAATTGGTTACAACCAAAAGAAACAAATTGATGTTAGAGGTCATTAAATCAATGCGAATGCATTTTTCTTCCAAGATTCTACTTGCATATGACCTATCAATGAAAAATCACATGCACTAATCATATGAGTTTTAGGCCAACATTGTTAATATGATAACATGCTTATAAGTTATAATGGGTTTCCATGTGCTGTTAGCATATTTAGAAAGCACATTTATGAAGAATACAGTAATTATCATCCCAAATTTCAGTATTGTAGCCAATCATTTGGTAACAAAGCATTTAAATACGCTACAAGATCAAACAAAATTAAGATAAACCCTTCTTCTAATGCGGAAACTAAACCATTTGTCAAAGCCACTCCACCAGTCTGTTTAAAGGTGTCAAATGTCAATTATTTCATATCATTTTGTAATATTAAGAACACAAATACACTAAGCTCAAATGTTCACAAAAAAGCTATCGAATAGGTGGATGTCCATTGAGAAGAAGTTAAAGAAACATTCTATCGAACAGGTGGTGGGTAAACTACCTATCAAAATGCTCTAGCTCTCATATGATGTGGATTAGAAAGACAATTTACTCCATCGCTTACGGCTACAACAACATTGAAATCCCCAA
This window contains:
- the LOC130973638 gene encoding cyclin-A1-4-like isoform X1 encodes the protein MPFLQMKQLILWRLKFEMTAPTIKCFLRRFVRAAQGVSETPSLQLECLTNYIAELSLLEYNMLCYAPSLIAASAIFLAKFILSPSTKPWNATLKHYTQYQPSDLCSCVRDLHRLCCNHPNSNLPAIREKYSQHKIC
- the LOC130973638 gene encoding cyclin-A1-4-like isoform X2, whose amino-acid sequence is MPFLQMKQLILWRRFVRAAQGVSETPSLQLECLTNYIAELSLLEYNMLCYAPSLIAASAIFLAKFILSPSTKPWNATLKHYTQYQPSDLCSCVRDLHRLCCNHPNSNLPAIREKYSQHKIC